One genomic segment of Microbacterium sp. ProA8 includes these proteins:
- a CDS encoding carbohydrate kinase, whose amino-acid sequence MSTDAAPRVVVIGESLVDIVHRTAGGVDEAPGGSPANVALTLGRIGRAPTLVTRLADDDRGRRVRGWLEQSGVTVDAVAAPRTSTATALLDAGGAATYTFDLEWDLGGDVARLTEEVLTSADLIHVGSVGAFLEPGAGHVAALVRAAHGRAIVTYDPNIRPSLVRDPQAVRARVAELLGIADVVKASDEDLRWLHPGRDAIEVARECLIGGPALVVVTCGADGAIAVTANGEVVVPAVTTEVVDTVGAGDTFMGALIDGLLAREPGLGLRASGGGIRPGELDALLRRSAAAAAITVSRPGADPPRREELLARTA is encoded by the coding sequence ATGAGCACGGATGCCGCGCCGCGCGTCGTCGTGATCGGCGAGTCCCTGGTCGACATCGTGCACCGCACCGCCGGCGGCGTCGATGAGGCGCCGGGCGGCAGCCCCGCGAATGTCGCCCTCACACTCGGTCGCATCGGCCGCGCTCCGACCCTCGTCACGAGACTGGCCGATGATGACAGAGGACGCCGTGTGCGCGGCTGGCTCGAGCAGTCGGGGGTCACGGTCGACGCCGTGGCCGCACCGCGGACGTCGACGGCCACCGCGCTGCTGGATGCGGGCGGGGCGGCGACGTACACGTTCGACCTGGAGTGGGATCTCGGCGGCGACGTCGCACGACTCACGGAGGAGGTGCTCACCTCGGCCGATCTCATTCACGTCGGATCGGTGGGCGCCTTCCTCGAGCCGGGCGCCGGCCACGTCGCCGCACTCGTGCGGGCGGCGCACGGCCGGGCGATCGTCACGTACGACCCCAACATCCGCCCGTCGCTCGTGCGCGACCCTCAGGCGGTGCGCGCCCGGGTGGCCGAGCTCCTCGGCATCGCCGATGTCGTCAAGGCCAGTGACGAGGATCTCCGGTGGCTGCACCCCGGGCGGGACGCGATCGAGGTCGCTCGTGAGTGCCTCATCGGCGGCCCTGCCCTCGTCGTGGTCACGTGCGGCGCCGACGGGGCGATCGCAGTGACCGCGAACGGCGAGGTCGTGGTTCCCGCCGTGACGACCGAGGTCGTCGACACGGTCGGTGCCGGCGACACCTTCATGGGCGCGCTCATCGACGGCCTGCTCGCTCGCGAGCCGGGCCTCGGCCTGCGGGCATCGGGTGGCGGCATCCGTCCCGGCGAACTCGACGCGCTCCTCCGGCGCTCCGCTGCGGCTGCCGCGATCACGGTGTCGCGTCCGGGCGCCGACCCGCCGCGGCGGGAGGAGCTGCTCGCGCGGACCGCGTGA
- a CDS encoding extracellular solute-binding protein — MRTRTPILVSAGLVTAIALTGCGQAGQGDATTADGRTELTMWTHSAGNPAELEVYEKIISDFNDSQDEYEVVHESFPQGAYNDAIVAAAASGDLPCLLDLDGPIMPNWAWAGYLQPLELPTELTDSLLPTAVGKWEGEIYSAGYWDAALAIFARQSVLEGNGIRIPTMEEPWTADEFGAALATLKDAGYETPIDIGAEDTGEWWPYAYSPFLQSFGGDLIDRSTMLTADGALNGPEAVAWGEWFAGLFADGYADNSGTVGNQEFVDDEVALSYTGVWNAVAALDAVGDDLLILPPPDLGNGPKIGGGSWQWGISSECNDADGAREYLEFSFQDEYITEFADKQVVIPATEAAAQASEYFGDDGALRPFVEFSQEYAVLRPETPAYAVISATFETAAKDIMSGADVQETLDRAVSDIDANIASNDGYGFQ; from the coding sequence ATGCGCACAAGGACCCCGATCCTCGTGTCCGCGGGGCTGGTCACGGCGATCGCCTTGACCGGCTGCGGGCAAGCCGGCCAAGGAGACGCCACGACCGCGGACGGCCGCACCGAGCTGACGATGTGGACCCACTCGGCGGGCAACCCCGCCGAGCTCGAGGTCTACGAGAAGATCATCTCCGACTTCAACGACTCGCAGGACGAGTACGAGGTCGTCCACGAGTCGTTCCCGCAGGGTGCCTACAACGACGCGATCGTCGCCGCCGCGGCATCCGGAGATCTTCCCTGCCTTCTCGACCTCGACGGCCCCATCATGCCCAACTGGGCCTGGGCCGGATATCTGCAGCCGCTCGAACTGCCCACCGAACTCACCGACTCGCTGCTGCCGACCGCGGTCGGCAAGTGGGAGGGCGAGATCTACTCCGCCGGGTACTGGGATGCGGCTCTCGCCATCTTCGCGCGGCAGTCGGTGCTCGAGGGCAACGGCATCCGCATCCCGACGATGGAGGAGCCGTGGACGGCCGACGAGTTCGGCGCCGCTCTCGCGACGCTGAAGGATGCCGGATACGAGACGCCGATCGACATCGGCGCCGAAGACACCGGCGAGTGGTGGCCGTACGCGTACTCGCCGTTCCTGCAGAGCTTCGGTGGTGACCTGATCGACCGCTCGACCATGCTCACCGCCGACGGCGCGCTCAACGGACCCGAGGCGGTCGCATGGGGCGAGTGGTTCGCCGGTCTCTTCGCCGACGGCTACGCCGACAACAGCGGGACCGTCGGCAACCAGGAGTTCGTCGACGACGAGGTGGCGCTCAGCTACACGGGCGTCTGGAACGCCGTCGCCGCACTCGACGCGGTCGGCGACGACCTGCTCATCCTGCCCCCGCCGGACCTCGGCAACGGCCCGAAGATCGGCGGCGGCTCGTGGCAGTGGGGCATCTCGTCGGAGTGCAACGACGCCGACGGCGCTCGTGAGTACCTCGAGTTCAGCTTCCAGGACGAGTACATCACCGAGTTCGCCGACAAGCAGGTCGTGATCCCCGCCACCGAGGCGGCCGCGCAGGCATCGGAGTACTTCGGCGACGACGGCGCCCTGCGTCCGTTCGTCGAGTTCTCGCAGGAGTACGCGGTGCTGCGTCCCGAGACACCCGCCTACGCCGTGATCTCGGCCACCTTCGAGACCGCCGCGAAGGACATCATGAGCGGCGCCGACGTGCAGGAGACGCTCGATCGCGCTGTGTCGGACATCGACGCGAACATCGCGTCGAACGACGGGTACGGCTTCCAGTGA
- a CDS encoding LacI family DNA-binding transcriptional regulator, with amino-acid sequence MARARISDVAAAAGVSVTTVSLVMNDVESRISDETRQRVREAARAIGYAPSSVARGLRTQQTRTVGLISDQIATTPFAGDMLAGAQDAARENGYLVFLIDTGGDSVIEADAIRALTAQQVDALIYACMWHQVVPAPTGLPAGAVFLDCRPEGGGFRSVVPDDRAGGAAAVRQLVAAGHRRIAYIDTDDTPIASALRHEGYLEVLAENGIPVDPSLHVHGETTARGGRAAFEQLLELPEEQRPTAIFCFNDRMAAGVYIAAHRRGLDIPRDLSIVGYDDQQLVAAEQDPPLTTIALPHYDMGRWAMEVALGVRAEGDEDATHLMECPVIRRDSVGPPPAQVAKPNRRRASHTERPPEAATDR; translated from the coding sequence ATGGCGAGGGCCCGGATCTCAGACGTGGCGGCGGCAGCCGGCGTCTCGGTGACGACGGTGTCGCTCGTCATGAACGATGTGGAATCGCGCATCTCGGACGAGACGCGGCAGCGGGTGCGCGAGGCCGCGCGGGCAATCGGGTACGCGCCGAGTTCGGTCGCCCGCGGACTGCGCACGCAGCAGACCCGGACCGTCGGCCTCATCTCGGACCAGATCGCCACGACCCCGTTCGCCGGCGACATGCTCGCCGGCGCGCAGGACGCCGCGCGAGAGAACGGCTACCTCGTCTTCCTCATCGACACCGGCGGCGACAGCGTGATCGAAGCGGATGCGATCCGCGCGCTCACCGCCCAACAGGTCGACGCGCTCATCTACGCGTGCATGTGGCATCAGGTGGTCCCGGCTCCGACCGGGCTGCCTGCGGGGGCGGTCTTCCTCGACTGCCGGCCGGAGGGCGGGGGCTTCCGCTCCGTCGTCCCCGATGACCGCGCCGGGGGTGCAGCGGCCGTGCGTCAGCTGGTCGCCGCGGGGCATCGGCGCATCGCCTACATCGACACCGACGACACTCCCATCGCGTCGGCCCTGCGCCACGAGGGCTACCTCGAAGTCCTCGCCGAGAACGGCATCCCCGTGGATCCCTCGCTCCACGTGCACGGCGAGACGACCGCCCGCGGCGGGCGCGCCGCGTTCGAACAGCTGCTCGAGCTCCCCGAGGAGCAGCGCCCCACCGCGATCTTCTGCTTCAACGACCGCATGGCGGCCGGCGTGTACATCGCCGCGCACCGCCGCGGCCTCGACATCCCGCGGGACCTCTCGATCGTCGGCTACGACGATCAGCAGCTCGTCGCCGCAGAACAGGATCCCCCCCTCACAACCATCGCCCTGCCCCATTACGACATGGGCCGCTGGGCGATGGAGGTCGCGCTCGGCGTCCGCGCAGAGGGGGATGAGGACGCCACGCACCTCATGGAGTGTCCCGTCATCCGACGAGACTCCGTAGGCCCGCCGCCGGCGCAAGTCGCCAAACCGAACCGGCGACGGGCTTCACACACCGAGAGGCCGCCGGAGGCGGCCACCGATCGGTGA
- a CDS encoding carbohydrate ABC transporter permease, translated as MSETRTLTTTRDARRPAPPAAPVRSEKSHRRRGKILLYVAMSLFGMLFLFPLVFMFVSSLKPDAQILQDVDSVNAFLPTGDISLDNYFGVFDRVPVAQFLFNSVFVTVLTVGLGLIVNSMAGFALSRLEWKGRIVVLALVIATLIVPFETIAVPMVYWVAQLPTLVIEGGVLKYDFGWLNTYEVQIVPFIANAFSIFLFTQYFSTIPKSLDEAARIDGASWFTIYRRILVPLSGPAFATVAILTFLPAWNQYLWPLMVVQKEELRPVMVGMQYFFQLNTAWGEVMAYTSLITLPVLIVFLIFQRAFVSSIAASGVKG; from the coding sequence ATGTCCGAAACCCGAACCCTCACCACAACGCGTGACGCACGTCGCCCGGCGCCGCCCGCGGCCCCCGTCCGCAGCGAGAAGTCGCACCGACGGCGCGGGAAGATCCTCCTGTACGTCGCGATGTCGCTGTTCGGCATGCTGTTCCTGTTCCCGCTCGTGTTCATGTTCGTCTCGAGCCTCAAGCCCGACGCGCAGATCCTGCAGGACGTCGATTCGGTGAACGCGTTCCTCCCCACCGGAGACATCAGCCTCGACAACTACTTCGGCGTCTTCGATCGCGTGCCTGTCGCGCAGTTCCTGTTCAACTCCGTGTTCGTCACCGTCCTCACCGTCGGGCTCGGTCTCATCGTGAACTCGATGGCGGGCTTCGCGCTGTCGCGGCTGGAGTGGAAGGGCCGCATCGTCGTCCTCGCGCTGGTGATCGCCACGCTAATCGTGCCGTTCGAGACGATCGCGGTGCCGATGGTCTACTGGGTGGCGCAGCTGCCGACGCTCGTGATCGAAGGCGGGGTGCTGAAGTACGACTTCGGCTGGCTGAACACCTACGAAGTCCAGATCGTGCCGTTCATTGCGAACGCGTTCTCGATCTTCCTGTTCACGCAGTACTTCTCGACGATCCCGAAGTCGCTGGACGAGGCCGCTCGCATCGACGGGGCCAGCTGGTTCACCATCTACCGCCGCATCCTCGTCCCCCTGTCGGGGCCGGCGTTCGCCACCGTCGCGATCCTCACCTTCCTGCCCGCGTGGAACCAGTACCTCTGGCCGCTCATGGTGGTGCAGAAGGAGGAGCTGCGGCCGGTGATGGTCGGCATGCAGTACTTCTTCCAGCTCAACACCGCGTGGGGTGAGGTGATGGCGTACACGTCGCTCATCACCCTGCCGGTGCTGATCGTCTTCCTGATCTTCCAGCGGGCATTCGTGAGCAGCATCGCGGCGAGCGGGGTGAAGGGATGA
- a CDS encoding glycoside hydrolase family 68 protein, translated as MNTPPKRLRRILTGGVTAAAVAVSALVGLPAAAAVGSTTATALPDLQDGPEPTVHTQEAYAPEDDFTAKWTRADARQLKRLSDPTAGSKQNSMPAELTMPAVPQDFPDMSNEEVWVWDSWPLTDEDANQYSVNGQEIIFSLVADRNLVFDERHVFAKIGYFYRPAGLPAEERPENGGWTYGGLVFDEGVTGRIFPDQSYSHQTQWSGSARISKGGEIKLFFTDVAFYRNEDGSNRKPYDPRIALSVGKVHANKNGVKLTGFDEVTDLLQADGTYYQTGAQNEFFNFRDPFTFEDPAHPGETFMVFEGNSAMPRESATCTEEDLGYREGDPFAETVEQVNASGATYQIGNVGLAKAKNEELTEWEFLPPILSANCVTDQTERPQIYMKDGKYYLFTISHRGTFANGIDGPEGVYGFVGDGIRSDYEPMNAGSGLALGNPTNLNFAGGQPFAPDFNQPIGHFQAYSHYVMPGGLVQSFIDTIGTEGDFRRGGTLAPTVKIDIDGASSAVDYSYGTGGLGGYADIPANININPGGNEKTLR; from the coding sequence ATGAACACTCCCCCGAAGCGCCTCAGGCGCATCCTGACCGGCGGCGTCACGGCCGCCGCCGTCGCGGTGTCGGCACTGGTCGGCCTGCCCGCCGCTGCCGCCGTCGGCTCCACCACCGCAACGGCTCTGCCCGACCTCCAGGACGGACCTGAGCCGACCGTCCACACCCAGGAGGCCTATGCCCCCGAAGACGACTTCACCGCCAAGTGGACCCGGGCGGACGCGCGGCAGCTCAAGCGGCTGTCCGACCCGACCGCCGGCTCGAAGCAGAACTCGATGCCCGCCGAGCTCACGATGCCCGCGGTTCCGCAGGACTTCCCCGACATGAGCAACGAGGAGGTCTGGGTCTGGGACTCGTGGCCGCTGACCGATGAGGACGCGAACCAGTACAGCGTCAACGGCCAGGAGATCATCTTCTCGCTCGTGGCCGACCGCAACCTCGTGTTCGACGAGCGTCATGTCTTCGCGAAGATCGGCTACTTCTACCGCCCCGCCGGCCTCCCTGCCGAAGAGCGGCCTGAGAACGGCGGCTGGACGTACGGCGGCCTCGTCTTCGACGAGGGAGTGACGGGCAGGATCTTCCCCGATCAGTCGTACAGCCACCAGACCCAGTGGTCGGGTTCGGCGCGCATCTCGAAGGGCGGCGAGATCAAGCTGTTCTTCACGGACGTCGCGTTCTACCGCAACGAGGACGGCAGCAACCGCAAGCCGTACGACCCGCGCATCGCACTCAGCGTCGGGAAGGTGCACGCGAACAAGAACGGCGTGAAGCTGACCGGATTCGACGAGGTCACCGACCTGCTGCAGGCCGATGGCACGTACTACCAGACCGGTGCGCAGAACGAGTTCTTCAACTTCCGCGACCCGTTCACTTTCGAGGACCCGGCCCACCCCGGCGAGACCTTCATGGTCTTCGAGGGCAACTCCGCCATGCCCCGCGAGAGCGCGACGTGCACCGAGGAGGACCTCGGCTACCGCGAGGGAGATCCCTTCGCAGAGACGGTCGAGCAGGTGAACGCCTCGGGCGCCACGTACCAGATCGGCAACGTCGGCCTGGCGAAGGCGAAGAACGAGGAGCTCACCGAGTGGGAGTTCCTCCCGCCCATCCTGTCGGCGAACTGCGTCACCGACCAGACCGAGCGCCCGCAGATCTACATGAAGGACGGCAAGTACTACCTCTTCACCATCAGCCACCGCGGCACGTTCGCGAATGGCATCGACGGTCCTGAGGGCGTCTACGGCTTCGTCGGCGACGGCATCCGCAGCGACTACGAGCCGATGAACGCCGGCTCGGGCCTCGCACTCGGCAACCCGACGAACCTGAACTTCGCGGGCGGACAGCCCTTCGCCCCGGACTTCAACCAGCCGATCGGGCACTTCCAGGCGTACTCGCACTACGTGATGCCCGGTGGACTCGTGCAGTCCTTCATCGACACGATCGGCACCGAGGGCGACTTCCGCCGCGGCGGCACGCTCGCGCCGACGGTCAAGATCGACATCGACGGCGCCTCTTCGGCGGTCGACTACTCGTACGGCACCGGCGGACTCGGCGGCTACGCCGATATCCCGGCGAACATCAACATCAACCCCGGCGGCAACGAGAAGACGCTGCGCTGA
- a CDS encoding sugar ABC transporter permease, whose product MTVTPPTVAAEEPRRELRRFRSIKGRETWAGLGMIAPAGILLVLFLIIPVILAFTLSFTNARLISPNPPRFVGMDNFVRAFTADPLFVQSVGNTAVFALVVVPVQAALGLLLAVLVNRRMRGVTAFRVIFFIPVVTSIVVVSILWKFMYQQDGLINSMIDALTFGLWSGADWLNDPQTALGAIIFMSIWQAVGFHMIIWLSGLQTIPEELYEAARMDGASPWRQFTNVTWPGLRPTMVFVLVTITIAALGLFVQVDVMTQGGPQGATSTIVFHAVRKGYEQQEIGYAAAISLIFFVAVLIIALIQRRVTREKD is encoded by the coding sequence ATGACTGTCACTCCACCGACGGTCGCCGCCGAAGAACCTCGGCGCGAACTCCGTCGCTTCCGCTCCATCAAGGGGCGCGAGACCTGGGCCGGACTCGGCATGATCGCCCCCGCCGGCATCCTCCTGGTCCTGTTCCTGATCATCCCGGTGATCCTCGCCTTCACGCTGTCGTTCACGAACGCGCGGCTCATCTCGCCCAACCCCCCGCGCTTCGTGGGGATGGACAACTTCGTCCGCGCGTTCACCGCCGACCCGCTGTTCGTGCAGTCCGTCGGCAACACCGCCGTCTTCGCGCTGGTGGTCGTGCCCGTGCAGGCGGCTCTCGGGCTGCTGCTGGCGGTGCTCGTCAACCGGCGCATGCGCGGCGTCACCGCCTTCCGCGTGATCTTCTTCATCCCGGTCGTCACCTCGATCGTCGTGGTGTCGATCCTGTGGAAGTTCATGTACCAGCAGGACGGCCTGATCAATTCGATGATCGACGCCTTGACCTTCGGGCTGTGGTCGGGCGCCGACTGGCTGAACGATCCGCAGACCGCGCTCGGCGCGATCATCTTCATGTCGATCTGGCAGGCCGTCGGATTCCACATGATCATCTGGCTGTCGGGTCTTCAGACGATTCCCGAAGAGCTCTACGAGGCCGCCAGGATGGACGGCGCGAGTCCGTGGCGTCAGTTCACGAACGTCACCTGGCCGGGCCTTCGACCGACGATGGTGTTCGTGCTCGTCACGATCACGATCGCAGCGCTCGGCCTCTTCGTGCAGGTCGACGTGATGACCCAGGGCGGGCCGCAGGGTGCGACCTCCACCATCGTCTTCCACGCCGTGCGGAAGGGCTACGAGCAGCAGGAGATCGGCTATGCCGCCGCGATCTCGCTCATCTTCTTCGTCGCCGTGCTGATCATCGCGCTCATCCAGCGCCGCGTGACGCGAGAGAAGGACTGA